CCTGAGCGAGTATACTCCAGAGAAGCGCTGCTTGAGCAGGTATGGGATATGGGTTTTGCGGGTGGAACGCGTACGGTGGATATCCATGTGCAGAGACTGCGCAAGAAGCTGGGTGAGATGCAAGGAGTGATTCAGACGGTATACGGCATTGGATACAAAAGCACGGAGACCCCATAGTATGAAGAGGAAAATACGAATTGGCTTGAAGGGGAAAGTAGCTGTGCTGCTTGCCTTACTGCTCGCGTCCGTTCTGGTTGTACTCAGCACTTTGGTGCTTACGGGGATACGGGAGGATCAGCGTAATCGTCTGGAACAGTCATTTGCTCATGAAGCAGCAGCTGCGAATTTGAGAGTAAGGCAGGAATTTCTGACCGGAACACGAATAACGCCAGATATGTTCATGCAACAGAGCGGTCAGCGGCTTGCGGTTGATCTCGGTGCACAGAGTGGCCTGGCGGTCACCTTATATAAAGCCGATGGTTTATTCGCAGGCACCTCACTCCCGATTCAGCCTAGAACAGATGTTAAGGACGCTTTGGCTTATACAGCCAAAGGACAGTCTGTCTATATAACAGAAGGCGATCAGCTGTTGTATCTAGCCCCACTCTATCATGCGGATGAATTACTTGGAACGGTGCAGTTTCATGATTCGCTTGCAGAACAGTATGCCTTTTATTCGTGGATTCAGAATTTATTTCTCGTAACTGGGGCTGCGGTTCTGGTGGCGGGCTTCCTGATCGGATACTTATATGTCTGGCGTCAGGTGAATGTAATTGCGAGATTGAACCAAGCCGCTAAGGAGATCGGGGAAGGGAAGTATCTCGTTGCTCCTCAGGTCCATAGGAAGGACGAGCTTGGAGAGCTTGCACAAGGGATTTATGAGATGAGCGAAAGTATCTCCTCCTCCGTCAGCCAGCTTACGGAAGAGAAGCTGAAGCTGCTGGGTGCTATCGCACGGTTACAGGAACTGGAACAGCAGCAGAAGCAGTTCATCGGTAACATTAGCCATGAGCTGAAGACGCCGCTCACATCGATTCTTGCTTATGTAGATTTGCTGGAAATGTATCGTGATGATCCGTCTCTATTGGAAGAAGCCAGAGCGCAGATTGGCAAGGAAGCGGAACGCCTGTATAGACTTGTAGAGAAGGCATTGCAGTTGTCCTCAATGGATATCTATGAATTCGAGACAAAGGCGGAAGCTGTTCAGGTGTTGCCGCTACTTCAGGAAGCGGTGAATCGCTTGCAGGCGAAGGCGGGGAGATATGCAGTAACGATGGAAGCCCATTTAACAGAAGGGACCGTATGGGCTGACCCTGAGAATATGATGCATATGGTGCTTAATTTACTAGATAACGCTGTAAAATATAACAAACCTGGAGGAGCCGTGACCCTCTCAAACCATTCGTTGAAGAATCCAAACGGTGATGACTGTATGATTATAGAGGTAGTGGATACCGGCATCGGTATTCCAGCTGATGCGCAGAGCCAGATATTTGATCCCTTCTATACGGTTAACGGAGATCGGTCTAGGGCGCATGGTGGCACGGGACTCGGATTGTCGCTCGTACGCAGTCTGGCTGAGAAGCAGCACGGCTCGATCCGACTCGCCGATTCCGGTCCGAACGGTTCACGGTTTGAAATCATCCTGCCGATATATGATCTAAATACGGAGGGGACTCTAACTATACATGAAAGCCCAGACTCTAATTAAGTCTGGGTTTCGTTTTATTGTTATCTAATTTGCTTAAGTTATTTTGATTAGGGGGTACATTGTTTACAAGTTGTTTACAAGCCAGATATGTTTTTGAAATAACCTGAATCTATACTGTAGTCAACAGGGATGCTTGAAGAAGGGGTAGCATTACAAGGCTGATTGAGCTCGCAGTGTATGCTCCCTGATCGAAATGATAACTCAGGAGGACCTGTATGAAACAGATAAACGGAAAGAATAGTGTAAAGTTTTTGCTAGTTATGGCCCTTTTGGTTACCTTAATGGCCTGTCAGTCATCCCCTGAGAGGGTTACCCCAGTGACGCCGGGCAGCAACCAACCTGGGGCAGGCACGCAGACCAGTTCAGGAAGCACAGCGGGCGGACGTGATCGCAAGCTTACTGTCGTGGAAGGATCTGCACAGAAAGATAATCAGGAAGTGGCCGTAGATCGGATTCATCGTCTCGAAGGCTCCAATATCGAAGCTTGGCTTTCAGACGATGAGGTTAGAATTAATACGACGAAACTGTTGAAATCTGGGACGGATACAGAAGAACCGAAATATTCGTACACCACGTCAATCGTTGACCTAAGTACCGAGGAACAGCGAGAAGTAATGGACAATCAGCAGCAGCTCCAAGAGATCGTAAAGGAGGCTGTATCACCGGACGGTAAATTTAGCTTCATTCAGAAGTGGAAGAACAAGTATACAGCAGATAATTTTATTAAGAACCTGAGTACAGGTAAAAGTATCGCCGTGAAGGGTGATAACTATATGGAAACGGGCGGTTGGTTGGATAACGATTCGTATATTCTCGCGGCAGGTTCTATGAAAGGACGCGGAGATATACGCCAGATTGCCACAGATGGCACCTTCACGAAGCTGGCACTTGAGGATAAGGACGTCGAATATTTTAATCGATTTGGTGTGAGTAAGGGCCGTATTTACTATACGGATTTGAAGAATAACTTAAAAGGTTTTGAGCCGGGGAAGGCACAACTGACCATTCTTGCCAAGGGAGTCTGGGATTTCGAGATCTCACCTGACAGTAAGCATATCGCAGTATCAACGGTAAGTGATCAGGGTAAGCTTGGTACCGAGTTGCTTATTTACGATTCCGTAGGCAGTCTGCAAGGTTCCTTGATTGCAAAAGGCGATATGATGTCTTATCTAGCCTGGTCACCGGATTCATCTAAGCTAGCTTTTGACGTGTACACCACGGATAAGAGCGGGATGAACGGAGTATTTATTTTTGACTCCGCTACGGGTAAGGTATCTCCAATCGGTCCGTCCTACTCGCCTGTTGGTCAGTCCTACAATCCACAGTATCCGCTAAGCTGGAGCCCTTCCGGCAAACGGCTCGGCATCACTATTGAAGACAAGGCATCGTTAATTGTCACACAAGTCATTGATTTTAAATAACGGTTTAATGAAAAGGGGAAGAAGAATATGAAAAAATCAATCATGTCTCTGGTCGTAATAGGAATGACTGTATCGGGTGCTGCGGGTGTATATGCAGGAAGTAATATGCAGAAGATCACGGCATATCTTAACCATAGCATTGGGTTTAAAGTGAATGGAGCTGCTTACATTCCAGCAGATAGTAACGGCAAAAAACTAGCTCCAATCACATATCAAAATACGACCTATCTACCTGTGCGAGCGATAGCGGATGCGCTGAAAGTTCCTGTTGCGTATGACAGCAAGAGTGATCAGGTGCTGATTGGAAGCAGTCAGTCAACAGGAAACACTACTTCGCAAGTGAATTTAACAGAGGTGAAGTATAGCAAGGAACAGGTTAAAGAGATCAATAAGGCGTTTGCTAATTTTGAACACTTTCAGGCCGCATATGCTCCACAACAAATGATTAAAGGAGATACCTATCAGATGACTGGTGCTTCGGATGATAGTGTGACTCTGAGATTTAGCCATATGACCGTAAGGATTTCACCGAGAGATTACTCTGACGGTTATGAGAGCAAGACTGTTAAACTATCTAATGGAAGTGTTGCAAAGTGGTATACGCCTAGTGATACGCCAATGTTAGGCTTCAAGCTTGACGATCGGATCGTGACAATCAGCTCGGAAGATCATTCCTTGAGCAAGGTCCAAATCGAGAAGGTAGCGGTAAGCGTAGCTAAGTTGAAGTAAATAACAAATATATAGATTAGAAATTAAGATATGAAAAGGTTAAAAGCGGCAACAACGTAGATTCGTTGGATGCCGCTTTTTGGTTGAATAAGAGAGAATAGTTAGAAGGAACGCTGAGACAAGCCACTTTATGGTCAGGAAAAGGAGTTGTTGATTTAGAAATGTACAGCGTTTTAAAAGAAGACTATGTAAAATGATCGAGAAAGTGATGAAGTAGGAATCAGACAACCTAACAGAAGCATATTGGTTACATAAACGCTATTGAGGTGAACCATGAAACCAATGATTCATAATCATGAGTTTAAAATGTATGTTATAACGGTTTCGGATATAAAACGGATCTTTATTATGGAAATAGTAATTGGAGCGTTGACTTATTCAATAGCTATGAAAATTTTTCATAATGTTATCTTAGCAAGCGCGGGAGGATGGGCTGGCACAGAAGGAATAAAGAGATTGGGTATTGTTAAAAAATTATCTTTTTAACATATGATGGTATAGGTCATCCTCCATTAAATTTATTCACACTATATATTCTTTTGCCTAATATAGTGAGATTGACGACAGGTAACGAATACGTTAGTCTTAAAGACGATTGAAGAACATAGCCATGCACAATAAAATATAAGAAGTAGGGAACGATATAACACCCTGCTTCTTTTTCTTTGGAGACTATACATGCTATAAATAGCAAAAGGAGATAGAAAATGCCCACGATTACCGCAAAACCATTTGATAAAGAAATGCAAACCATATTAAGCGAATTACAATCTGGTTATCACGCAGGGGAATTGAGTAAGAAGGAAATTTCGGAATTACCTGAAGAAATATATGTAATTGAAGATGAAGATCATATGGTCGGGTATGGTGTGATTTGGGAATACCAAAGTGGGAAACAGTTAGTTCATAAGGCTGAACAAGATTATTTCAGCAGTGATGAGAGATATCTAGAAAAGGATTTCTATATTG
The nucleotide sequence above comes from Paenibacillus sp. IHBB 10380. Encoded proteins:
- a CDS encoding sensor histidine kinase; this encodes MKRKIRIGLKGKVAVLLALLLASVLVVLSTLVLTGIREDQRNRLEQSFAHEAAAANLRVRQEFLTGTRITPDMFMQQSGQRLAVDLGAQSGLAVTLYKADGLFAGTSLPIQPRTDVKDALAYTAKGQSVYITEGDQLLYLAPLYHADELLGTVQFHDSLAEQYAFYSWIQNLFLVTGAAVLVAGFLIGYLYVWRQVNVIARLNQAAKEIGEGKYLVAPQVHRKDELGELAQGIYEMSESISSSVSQLTEEKLKLLGAIARLQELEQQQKQFIGNISHELKTPLTSILAYVDLLEMYRDDPSLLEEARAQIGKEAERLYRLVEKALQLSSMDIYEFETKAEAVQVLPLLQEAVNRLQAKAGRYAVTMEAHLTEGTVWADPENMMHMVLNLLDNAVKYNKPGGAVTLSNHSLKNPNGDDCMIIEVVDTGIGIPADAQSQIFDPFYTVNGDRSRAHGGTGLGLSLVRSLAEKQHGSIRLADSGPNGSRFEIILPIYDLNTEGTLTIHESPDSN
- a CDS encoding stalk domain-containing protein, whose translation is MKKSIMSLVVIGMTVSGAAGVYAGSNMQKITAYLNHSIGFKVNGAAYIPADSNGKKLAPITYQNTTYLPVRAIADALKVPVAYDSKSDQVLIGSSQSTGNTTSQVNLTEVKYSKEQVKEINKAFANFEHFQAAYAPQQMIKGDTYQMTGASDDSVTLRFSHMTVRISPRDYSDGYESKTVKLSNGSVAKWYTPSDTPMLGFKLDDRIVTISSEDHSLSKVQIEKVAVSVAKLK
- a CDS encoding N-acetyltransferase — encoded protein: MPTITAKPFDKEMQTILSELQSGYHAGELSKKEISELPEEIYVIEDEDHMVGYGVIWEYQSGKQLVHKAEQDYFSSDERYLEKDFYIDINNKKDIVFIEVLDVLKDFERKGYAAFFIDWLKVKYPNKKMYVYTMDKSRNFWYKQDFEVVGDSLWMSYN